Proteins encoded together in one Salarchaeum sp. JOR-1 window:
- a CDS encoding AAA family ATPase, producing the protein MLGTGSAEEFIDDAEHHNQWWSDGTSPELSQATDLTPRSDFHQILKRTNSHLTDDVESLVYGIYGQTGIGKTTLLHQLAAALLDTTEFPQRSRELEVTSSISPRQVLYIPLEDSLYQLERAGAGITRLEQVIDYFQTHVAPRQGQKFILLDDVQALDLDEERKEALVDIVDEDTYLFLTGIVESQVDLSNAENADSIDEFEAWPILPMKFIDTVQTGVGLGLDLDEAFQTRLEAYQTPGLEGPSPIKTIRDGLSRRSSETSLESAVKTLSELYFDLFDADERDTLHDAARAYLRTGGTLHRTDDPSIRNELSKSHFFLFLYKELAKYRSIQQPENLHRLSAIAATNAGEELQYTALSDQIGVDRRTVDSYLDALDEGIAVTESHDYSLRRYRRTRLYLRNPRHLVLLSQRQEHHGFEAYERQDTLNHEFEHKLARTVAFDHAKRLAFHVGAYDVEYTETDSGLVDYILHRDGSVLPFVLSYHPYTDNAETIAEEFDPESGQHTKSDSEELRALEYNAPYRFIITDSLPKSISENQSLVTKKDDEQICYLPYWLFLLIC; encoded by the coding sequence ATGCTCGGGACAGGGAGCGCAGAAGAGTTCATTGACGACGCCGAACACCACAATCAGTGGTGGAGCGACGGTACTTCTCCAGAACTATCGCAGGCGACAGACCTTACTCCTCGATCCGATTTCCACCAGATCCTAAAGCGAACAAACTCTCATCTCACCGATGATGTTGAGAGTTTAGTCTACGGAATTTACGGGCAGACGGGCATCGGAAAGACCACTCTCCTCCACCAACTCGCCGCAGCACTCCTCGACACAACCGAATTTCCACAACGCAGTCGAGAACTCGAAGTTACATCCTCCATTTCGCCCAGGCAAGTCCTGTATATCCCCTTGGAAGACTCGCTCTATCAACTCGAACGAGCAGGCGCCGGTATCACCCGCCTCGAACAGGTTATCGACTACTTCCAAACCCACGTCGCACCGCGCCAAGGACAGAAATTCATCCTCCTCGACGACGTACAGGCTCTCGATCTCGATGAAGAACGCAAGGAAGCATTGGTAGACATCGTAGACGAGGACACATACCTATTCCTGACCGGTATCGTCGAATCGCAAGTTGATTTATCGAATGCGGAAAACGCCGATAGTATCGACGAGTTCGAAGCCTGGCCGATCCTTCCGATGAAATTCATCGACACAGTCCAAACTGGTGTAGGCCTGGGTCTCGACCTCGATGAAGCGTTCCAGACTCGACTCGAAGCATACCAGACACCGGGATTGGAAGGCCCCTCTCCAATCAAAACGATTCGAGACGGACTGTCCCGACGGAGCTCCGAGACCAGCCTCGAATCCGCTGTCAAAACACTCTCTGAACTCTACTTTGACCTCTTCGACGCCGACGAGCGAGACACCCTCCACGACGCCGCGCGTGCGTACCTGCGAACAGGAGGCACACTCCACCGAACAGACGACCCATCCATTCGAAATGAACTCTCAAAGTCTCATTTCTTCCTCTTCCTCTACAAGGAACTCGCTAAGTACCGATCCATCCAACAACCCGAAAATCTCCACCGACTCAGCGCGATCGCCGCCACCAACGCTGGCGAAGAACTACAATACACTGCTCTCAGCGATCAAATCGGCGTAGACAGGCGAACCGTCGATAGTTACCTCGACGCCTTAGACGAAGGGATTGCAGTCACCGAGTCACACGACTACTCACTCAGACGCTACCGCCGCACTCGTCTGTACCTCCGCAACCCACGACACCTCGTCCTCCTCTCCCAACGCCAGGAACACCACGGCTTCGAAGCCTACGAACGACAAGACACCCTCAACCACGAATTCGAACACAAACTCGCCCGCACTGTCGCCTTCGACCACGCGAAACGACTCGCATTCCACGTTGGCGCGTACGACGTCGAATACACAGAAACTGACTCAGGTCTCGTTGACTATATTCTGCACCGAGACGGCTCCGTTCTCCCATTCGTTCTCTCCTACCACCCTTACACCGACAACGCTGAAACGATCGCCGAAGAGTTCGATCCCGAATCTGGTCAGCACACGAAATCCGACAGCGAAGAACTTCGAGCCCTAGAATACAATGCTCCATATCGATTCATCATAACAGACAGTTTACCCAAGAGCATTAGCGAGAACCAATCTCTTGTCACCAAAAAAGACGATGAGCAGATCTGCTATTTGCCATACTGGCTGTTCCTCCTCATCTGCTGA